A single genomic interval of Fusarium verticillioides 7600 chromosome 8, whole genome shotgun sequence harbors:
- a CDS encoding protein ssh-4, with amino-acid sequence MGLSSNPSSAFTGVVIGLVSSFGSIVLIALVIFIFWVSGCASTGRIILDRLGRPGEYDDEQAFARDEAEALEVMDDMSRQEYLRAKAWVTANPPESMQTDISLSQYLAIQEKGVSAWEFEPELEIANCFVEARTEIEFFDSECTVMSNLPVPKQNDVYYWEAKIYEKPENTLLSIGMATKPYPLFRLPGYHKYSVGYQSTGARRYNQPFGATPYGPPLVQGDVVGVGYRPRTGAIFFTRNGKKLEEVVHGLKAQNFFPAIGANGPATIHVNLGQAGFVFIEANVKKWGLAPVTGSLAPPPPYGSEQGSILLEAGTKDGNTYPQGRQHSHSITASSYNTRNPSNDLNPSHGRTRSGNFRVLPPTSPGPVRSSTDISLAHFVPNEENGEASSNVVPQQETHDHNPLHLHLEDATNPPPEYQSPDHSGSEDGRYGSDSEEDTPLIRVMNRSRGNSSATVLPSRQTPSPRQPPVPSYSDAMREGAGRDRSDSARSPPPNRTPSNRPRSSTSA; translated from the exons ATGGGGCTCTCTTCCAACCCGTCGTCTGCCTTTACAGGCGTCGTCATCGGCCTCGTGTCATCATTCGGCtccatcgtcctcatcgccctAGTCATCTTCATTTTCTGGGTTTCTGGCTGCGCGAGTACTGGTCGCATCATCCTCGACCGACTCGGTCGGCCTGGCGAATACGATGATGAACAAGCGTTCGCACgcgatgaggctgaggcccTCGAGGTCATGGATGATATGTCGCGCCAGGAATACCTACGTGCAAAGG CTTGGGTTACTGCGAACCCTCCCGAATCAATGCAGACTGATATCTCTCTATCTCAATACCTCGCCATACAAGAAAAGGGTGTCTCCGCATGGGAATTTGAGCCTGAACTGGAGATCGCCAACTGCTTTGTCGAAGCTCGTACCGAAATCGAATTCTTTGACTCGGAATGCACCGTCATGAGCAATCTCCCTGTCCCCAAGCAAAACGACGTCTACTACTGGGAAGCCAAGATCTACGAAAAGCCCGAAAACACTCTGCTCAGTATCGGCATGGCTACCAAGCCCTATCCGCTCTTCCGACTGCCGG GTTATCACAAGTACTCTGTCGGATATCAATCTACTGGTGCCCGCCGCTACAATCAACCATTCGGCGCGACTCCCTATGGTCCGCCACTGGTGCAGGGTGATGTCGTTGGGGTGGGTTATCGTCCTCGGACCGGTGCTATCTTCTTCACTCGCAATGGTAAAAAGCTCGAGGAGGTTGTTCACGGGCTCAAGGCGCAAAACTTCTTCCCTGCGATCGGTGCAAATGGTCCTGCTACTATTCACGTCAACCTTGGTCAGGCCGGCTTCGTTTTCATCGAGGCAAACGTCAAGAAATGGGGTCTGGCTCCTGTGACTGGAAGCCTGGCTCCTCCGCCACCTTATGGATCTGAGCAGGGTAGCATACTGTTGGAAGCTGGTACCAAGGATGGCAATACTTATCCTCAAGGCAGGCAACACAGCCACTCCATTACTGCAAGCTCGTACAACACACGCAACCCATCTAACGACCTCAACCCTTCGCATGGACGAACACGTAGTGGTAACTTTCGCGTACTTCCCCCAACAAGTCCCGGACCAGTTAGAAGCTCGACCGATATTTCTTTGGCTCATTTTGTACCCAACGAGGAGAACGGCGAAGCTAGCAGCAATGTCGTACCTCAACAGGAGACGCACGACCACAACCCCCTGCACCTGCATCTCGAGGATGCGACGAACCCGCCTCCTGAATATCAAAGTCCCGACCATTCAGGTAGCGAAGATGGTCGATATGGAAGTGACAGCGAGGAAGATACGCCTCTTATTCGCGTAATGAACCGCAGCCGAGGTAACTCTTCCGCTACGGTGCTTCCCTCACGGCAAACTCCAAGTCCTCGCCAACCGCCAGTACCCAGCTACAGTGACGCTATGCGAGAGGGTGCTGGTCGTGACCGTAGTGATAGTGCTCGATCACCGCCACCGAACCGAACGCCATCCAATAGACCTCGCAGTAGCACTTCTGCTTGA